From Actinomyces sp. oral taxon 171 str. F0337, one genomic window encodes:
- a CDS encoding thymidine kinase yields MAKLYFRYGAMNSGKSTGLLQTAYNYEERGQRVLLLKAVVDTKGEDSVVSRLGVSRRVDLLVDTDDDLRALVHRRALAGVRPVCHEGAAPRRTMSLREVLDCVLVDEAQFLTALQVDQLMEIALMDDVPVLAYGIRTDFRTISFPGSRRLLEIAHSLEELKTICRCGRKAVFNARKVGESFVFDGDQVAIDSEDITYESLCGQCYLAAGGRLPGR; encoded by the coding sequence TTGGCCAAGCTCTACTTCCGCTACGGCGCCATGAACTCCGGTAAGTCCACCGGGCTTCTCCAGACCGCCTACAACTACGAGGAACGCGGTCAGCGCGTCCTGCTCCTCAAGGCGGTGGTCGATACCAAGGGTGAGGACTCAGTGGTCTCCCGGCTCGGGGTGTCGCGCCGCGTTGACCTTCTCGTCGACACCGACGACGACCTACGCGCCCTGGTGCACCGCCGGGCCCTGGCAGGTGTGCGGCCCGTCTGCCACGAGGGCGCCGCTCCGCGGAGGACCATGTCCTTGCGAGAGGTTCTTGACTGCGTGCTCGTCGACGAGGCCCAGTTCCTCACGGCCCTTCAGGTGGACCAGCTCATGGAGATCGCACTGATGGACGACGTGCCCGTCCTGGCCTACGGGATCCGCACTGACTTCCGCACAATCAGCTTTCCCGGGTCGCGGAGGCTGCTGGAGATCGCCCACTCCCTCGAGGAGCTCAAGACCATATGCCGCTGCGGGCGCAAGGCCGTCTTCAATGCCCGCAAGGTGGGGGAGTCCTTCGTCTTCGATGGCGATCAGGTGGCCATCGACTCCGAGGACATCACATACGAGTCGCTGTGCGGTCAGTGCTACCTCGCCGCAGGCGGGAGGCTTCCCGGCCGGTGA